A genomic stretch from Lathyrus oleraceus cultivar Zhongwan6 chromosome 2, CAAS_Psat_ZW6_1.0, whole genome shotgun sequence includes:
- the LOC127122736 gene encoding gamma carbonic anhydrase 1, mitochondrial, whose amino-acid sequence MTQTLLPPLQAKAAIIGDNVIVGHTVVLQGCIVEDEAFIGMGVTLLDGVYVEKHVMVVAGALVKQHTRIPCGEVEEAHAAENAKPLDEIETVKVLGKKVARPGDGSVLGAVQDTPPEINLPK is encoded by the exons ATGACACAAACGCTACTACCGCCGCTGCAAGCCAAAGCTGCTATCATTGGAGATAATGTCATTGTAGGTCACACTGTTGTGTTACAAGGATGTATTGTTGAGGATGAGGCATTCATTGGAATGGGCGTGACCTTACTTGATGGTGTGTATGTTGAGAAACATGTCATGGTTGTTGCTGGAGCTCTTGTCAAGCAGCATACCAGGATCCCCTGTGGAGAGGTTGAGGAG GCTCATGCTGCTGAAAATGCAAAACCACTGGACGAGATTGAAACTGTGAAAGTTCTTGGCAAGAAGGTTGCTCGTCCTGGAGATGGTTCAGTACTCGGCGCTGTTCAAGACACACCTCCAGAGATTAACCTCCCTAAATAA